The genomic interval CGCGTTGGCTGGACTTTCAGTCCACCCGGTAGACTCTTTGCAATTGCCGATCAAATCGTTGAAAATGAAAATTTTAATCTTGAAAAAACCTGCCTATTATACGCACAACTTGGCTTAGCAGAAAATGATGCAGCTGTAAATGCATGGTACAACAAATATAAATATAATGTAGAGCGCCCCGTTACCTATATCAACAGGGTTTTTGATCCAACTTTTAAAATTCCTTGGTTAGGATTTACACCTCCTTTTCCTGCATACCCTTCTGGTCATTCCACATTTGCATTTGCAGGTGTAGGTATTTTGGAAGCCTATGTTGGCAGTAGTTACCAATTTACGGATTATTGCCATCAACAACGAACAGATTTTCTTGGTGCACCCAGAGCTTTTAATAGCTTAAGAGACCTTGCAAATGAAAATGCTTTCAGTCGATTACCATTAGGTGTTCATTATCGTATGGATTATGATGGTGGAAATTTTTGCGGCATTTTATGTGCCCGGAAGGTACTTCAATTACCTTGGAAACGTTAAATCCAAATCAATACGTTAAATAATCTTAAGGAGCTGTTTTAATAAACAGCTCCTTTTTCTTAAATTACAATTCAAAAATATCATCAAAAATCCCTACCCATAAACTCCATAATGATAAACCTAAAAATAATGAGTCAAAAAATAATTCATACCTCTAGATTCGCATCTCTCCTGGAATTAAAATTTTAAGTGCTTCGATTTAAAATCTAAACGACCAGACACCAATAGAATTCCTTATTCATTATATAATATATAGTTACTTATCCTGATTTATAACAACTTTAATCTATTCCTCTAAATAAATTATTCTGAATGCCTAGAAAATATTTACGAGTCCAATTTTATATTAAGCTTTTTTATTAAATTTATTTACTCTGAATATTTTGATTTGAAGCTCCATTGTCAAAATAAGCCTTAACAAAAGAAATCAATAATCCTAAAAAGACAATTATCGCAAGGTGAACACAAGATCTTCACTTTTGCATTTTCAGAAAAAACTTGAATTGTCAATAAAACCATTTCAATTTAGAATTAAACTGAAATGCTTTAAAATTCAAAACCTAGTTACAAGGGCCTTTATGCCTGTTATCAAAAATAAAATATTCAGGTTTGGAAATACATTCCCAGTACACAACATCCATATTTACATACACCGTTGAAAAACCTGTTAGAATCGCTCCTGAAGGAATTGTCCTACCAATCAAATTAAACTTAATGGAACCTCCTTTAAGCACAAGGTTATTTAAAGCTTGATTAACAAAACTAATGGTTTCTAAAGAAATCGGACCCAGCTTAATTTTTTCTTTGCTAAAATCTTTAGATGTAACTCCCTTCTTTATGGCCAGCGTCTTTTTATGCGTTGGAATAAGTGGAATTGCATCACAATATAACTCCAATTTAATGCTATCCGCTTGTGGAAAGTCCTGAAGTAAGTCTATGGTTACGATTGCATCTTTAATTTTTATGTCGCGAATTTCCGCTGAAGATTTCAACTTCAATTTTGATACAATATCATTCTTGGTTATTGTTTTATGAATATTTATACCTGTACTTGTATATTCTCCACGTTCGTTTATGATAAAATTATTCACAAATTCCCATTTGGCTAACTCTTTTTCACAAGAGCTCATCAGGATTAGTAAAGTCAATAAAAATAAAATATTTTTCATGTCTTTATTTTTTAAAATTTAAAATTGTAAACCAATTCCTACGGAAGTTACTAAAGGTTTAAAAACAGATGCTTCTGCGTGTAAATAAAATTTCCAAAGTTTAATTCCACAACCTGCACCGAAACGGATTTCATTTTCACCATTAATTTCAATGGTACCATTGCCATCAATTTCATCTTCATAATAAAACTCATACGGAGTTTTTTGCCATTGTCCATAAACATAATAATTAAATAAACCTAATTGTTGTCCGCCAGTAATCTGAGCTAAGATGTTTTTACCTAAAAGATAGTCACCTAATTTGAATTGATTGTAAGAACCGCCAACACTGACAAAGTAATTTTTTGCTTTCCAATAATCACTGATAAAATGATTAAACCCAATTCCATAAACTTCAATTCTTTTAAAATCACCTCCAACGTCCATTGCAAGAAACCGCCCACTAAAATTCGTATGAAAAAAAGTTCCAACATGAATTATAGGAAACACCAGATTGATTTGTTTGATATCAAAACCACCTGGAAAGGTATATGCATTTCCAGATTCATCATAAATGATTTGAGTATTATTATCTCCAAAAATGGTTGGGGCTTTTTGTGTTTTTGTTGGGGAAAATGGAGCTTCTGTAATCCCATTAAAAGATTTCATGCTTTCTGGAATAAATGCAGCAGTTCCATATATACCTATATATAAATGAAAATTCCTTGTGGTATCTGGATGCACATAGGATAGTGAGGATGCATGTATAGATGAACCCATTAAATCCACTAACGGACTCATATATGCTTGGGCATTGCCATTTCGCAAATAAGAATGAGCTGCATATTCATTTATACCTTGTGCGGACAAAATACCAATAAAAAGAAATTGAAAAATCAGGCTAAATATTGATTTGTACATGGCGAAATATTAAATTTTTGAATTTATAATCAACAGCACAAAGTTCCTCAAAAGTCAAGGAACCACTTTCAAGTCTAAATTTATTACAATTTAACTGAATTTATATTACAATTTAATTAAATTTTCAAATTTATCAATTTCGAAGGGTCGATAATTATAAAGCATTGCAAATAGTACATTGCTAAAAAAGAATGCTTTTCCGAATTCCTGAATATCTAAATATGTTAATTTAAAACCATTTTTCAGCTATTTAGGTCTATATATTGCTGGATCGAATCAAGGTCAACCACTCCTATAACCTCCTCTTCTTCAGTAACTAATACTAGTTCTGATTGGCCTCGAAGACTGTACAAAACATTTAAAATGGCAGTAGAAGAATCTAAACTTAATAATTGCCGATTATAAATTTCAGTCAATCGGGTTTGAGGATTTTTCTTGTATGCAATTTGAATTTGTTTAGCAGATACACTTCCACAAAATTGGCCTAATAAATTTATTACCACAAAATATCGTTCCCGGCAATGCATTAAAAATTCGTAGGCTTCCTGTACTGTCGTATATTCTGTAAAACTATGATACTCTTTCCTGTAACAATCTTTAATGGTTTTGTTTTTAATAGCTGAATCCAAAGCAACACTTTTATACTCTTGAGTTGCATTAATAAAAATAAACACTCCTATAATAGCAAGTGTATAAGCTTCATAATAGATCCCAGCAAGAATTAATAAAACACAGATAATTTGTCCGACGATGGAGGCGATTCGGGTTGCCTTTAACTTCCCAAAACCCATGGCTAATAATGCTCGTAAAACACGACCTCCATCCATTGGAAACGCAGGAATCATATTAAAGACTACCAACATGATGTTAGATATCATCAGCAATGGAAGAAAACCAGCCCAGCTAGAAAAATTAAGTTCTTGAAAATTTTCAATACTAAAAAAAGATCCTCCAAAACTAGTGATCAAATAAATAAAAACCAGGATTGCAATCCCAACATTTACCATAGGACCCATGACCGCAATAATTAATTCCTGAATTGGTTTTTCGGGCATATTTCTAAGTCTGGCTACGCCACCAATTGGAAGTAAAATAATATCTTCTGTACGAATACCATATCGTTTTGCAGTAAGAGCATGACCAAATTCATGAAGAACTACACAAAAAAACATAGCTAATACAAAACAGATTTCAATTAAGATTGACATCCAATCAGCACCCTGAGATGCACTTGTAAATCCGACATAGATTAAAATTAATAGAAATGTCCAGTGGATCTTTACGGGAATATTGGCAAAGGTCCCTACATGCCATGCGCGTTCAAACATAATATTATTTATTCTATCCACATAGGCTGGTACAATTGGCCTTGCAGAATAGCTCTCGATATAACAATTCTTTGCACCTCAGAAGTTCCTTCATAAATTTGGGTAATCTTAGCATCCCGCATCAAGCGTTCCACATGATATTCCTTTACATAACCATAACCACCATGGATCTGAACCGCTTCTACGGTATGTTTCATAGCAACATCCGAAGCAAATAACTTAGCCATGGAGGCTGCAGTTCCAAAATCCATCCCTTGATCTTTCATCCAGGCTGCACGCAATACCATTAATCTGGCAGCTTCTACCTCCGTTGCCATGTCAGCCAATTTAAATGCAATAGCTTGATGGTTTGAAATAGGTTTGCCAAAGGTTTTACGCTCTTTACTATAATTTAAGGCCAACTCATAGGCTCCCGCGGCAATCCCTAATGCTTGAGAAGCAATTCCTATGCGCCCTCCCGTTAATGTTTTCATTGCAAATTTAAAACCATCACCGGCAGGACCCAATAAATTTTCTTTTGGAATCTTAACATCAGTATACATTATACTATGGGTATCTGATGAACGGATGCCAAGTTTATCTTCTTTAGCCCCTATACTTACACCTGGCCAGGAGGTTTCTACTATAAATGTACATATTCCTCGACTTCCTGCACTTGGATCTGTTTGAGCCATTACGAGATGCAAACTAGAACTTCCACCATTCGTGATCCAATTCTTTGTTCCATTTAAAAGGTAATGATCGCCACAATCAATAGCTACAGTCCGCTGACTAGTTGCATCACTACCTGCTTCCGGTTCTGATAAGCAAAAGGCACCCAACCATTCTCCAGATGTCAAACGTGGTAAATATTTTAATTTTTGTGCTTCTGTGCCCATTTTTTCAAGTCCCCAACAAACCAAGCTATTATTAACGGACATAATCACGGAACAAGAATTGTCTATTTTGCTAATTTCTTCCAGAGCCAATGAATAAGATATAGTGTCCATGCCTCCTCCTCCATAATCTGGAGATACCATCATGCCAAGGAAACCTAATTCCCCCATTTTCTTCACTTGTTCCTTTGGAAACTGCATTTTTGCGTCCCGTTCTATGACACCAGGTAACAATTCAATCCTTGCAAAGTCCCTGGCAGCATCCCTTACTGCTAAATGTTCTTCACTTAAAGAAAAGTACATATTCTCAAAATTTCTGCGAAGATAATGACAGGATTCAAGGAATAACAGGAA from Saprospiraceae bacterium carries:
- a CDS encoding site-2 protease family protein; translated protein: MFERAWHVGTFANIPVKIHWTFLLILIYVGFTSASQGADWMSILIEICFVLAMFFCVVLHEFGHALTAKRYGIRTEDIILLPIGGVARLRNMPEKPIQELIIAVMGPMVNVGIAILVFIYLITSFGGSFFSIENFQELNFSSWAGFLPLLMISNIMLVVFNMIPAFPMDGGRVLRALLAMGFGKLKATRIASIVGQIICVLLILAGIYYEAYTLAIIGVFIFINATQEYKSVALDSAIKNKTIKDCYRKEYHSFTEYTTVQEAYEFLMHCRERYFVVINLLGQFCGSVSAKQIQIAYKKNPQTRLTEIYNRQLLSLDSSTAILNVLYSLRGQSELVLVTEEEEVIGVVDLDSIQQYIDLNS
- a CDS encoding acyl-CoA dehydrogenase → MYFSLSEEHLAVRDAARDFARIELLPGVIERDAKMQFPKEQVKKMGELGFLGMMVSPDYGGGGMDTISYSLALEEISKIDNSCSVIMSVNNSLVCWGLEKMGTEAQKLKYLPRLTSGEWLGAFCLSEPEAGSDATSQRTVAIDCGDHYLLNGTKNWITNGGSSSLHLVMAQTDPSAGSRGICTFIVETSWPGVSIGAKEDKLGIRSSDTHSIMYTDVKIPKENLLGPAGDGFKFAMKTLTGGRIGIASQALGIAAGAYELALNYSKERKTFGKPISNHQAIAFKLADMATEVEAARLMVLRAAWMKDQGMDFGTAASMAKLFASDVAMKHTVEAVQIHGGYGYVKEYHVERLMRDAKITQIYEGTSEVQRIVISRAILQGQLYQPMWIE